From the genome of Halomonas sp. 1513, one region includes:
- a CDS encoding PrkA family serine protein kinase translates to MSIFDHVQNRYERVQQEEISLQEYLELCRSEPTAYATAAERMLVAIGEPEVIDTAKDSRLSRIFSNKVIRRYPAFSEFYGMEEAIEQIVAYFRHAAQGLEERKQILYLLGPVGGGKSSLAERLKLLMEKVPFYAIKGSPVFESPLGLFSPEEDGELLEKEYGIPQRYLKSVMSPWAAKRLKEYGGDISQFKVVRLYPSRLNQIAISKTEPGDENNQDISSLVGKVDIRQLELYSQDDPDAYSFSGGLCKSNQGLMEFIEMFKAPIKVLHPLLTATQEGNYNPTEGMGAIPFDGVVLAHSNESEWQAFRNNRNNEAFLDRVYIVKVPYCLRVTEEINIYKKLLEHSSLNQAPCAPDTLRMLAQFSVLSRLKEPENSSVYSKMRVYDGENLKDTDPKAKSIQEYRDSAGVDEGMDGLSTRFAFKILSKVFNFDNHEIAANPVHLLYVLEQRLEQEQLPKEAHERYLRYIKEYLAPRYVDFIGKEIQTAYLESYSEYGQNIFDRYVTYADFWIQDQEYRDPETGELFNRQSLNEELEKIEKPAGISNPKDFRHEVVNFVLRARAQNNGMNPSWQSYEKLRGVIEHKMFANTEELLPVISFNAKASTADQKKHEDFVARMVDRGYTEKQVRLLSEWYLRVRKSQ, encoded by the coding sequence ATGAGCATCTTCGATCATGTGCAGAACCGCTACGAACGCGTTCAGCAGGAAGAGATCAGCCTGCAGGAATACCTGGAACTGTGTCGCAGCGAGCCCACCGCTTACGCCACCGCCGCCGAGCGGATGCTGGTGGCCATCGGCGAGCCCGAGGTGATCGATACTGCCAAGGACTCCCGGCTATCGCGGATCTTCTCCAACAAGGTGATCCGCCGCTACCCGGCATTCTCCGAGTTCTACGGCATGGAGGAGGCGATCGAACAGATCGTCGCCTACTTCCGCCACGCCGCCCAGGGCCTCGAGGAGCGCAAGCAGATCCTCTACCTGCTGGGCCCGGTGGGGGGCGGCAAGTCGTCGCTGGCCGAGCGCCTCAAGTTGCTGATGGAGAAGGTCCCGTTCTATGCCATCAAGGGCTCGCCGGTGTTCGAATCGCCGCTGGGGCTGTTCTCACCCGAGGAGGATGGCGAGCTGCTCGAGAAGGAGTACGGCATCCCGCAGCGCTACCTGAAGAGCGTGATGTCGCCCTGGGCGGCCAAGCGGCTCAAGGAGTACGGCGGCGATATCTCGCAGTTCAAGGTGGTCAGGCTCTACCCGTCGCGGCTCAACCAGATCGCCATCTCCAAGACCGAGCCCGGCGACGAGAACAACCAGGACATCTCCTCGCTGGTGGGCAAGGTGGATATCCGCCAGCTCGAGCTCTACTCCCAGGACGACCCGGACGCCTACAGTTTCTCCGGTGGGCTGTGCAAGTCCAACCAGGGGCTGATGGAGTTCATCGAGATGTTCAAGGCGCCGATCAAGGTGCTGCATCCGCTGCTGACCGCCACCCAGGAGGGCAACTACAACCCCACCGAAGGCATGGGCGCGATCCCCTTCGATGGCGTGGTGCTGGCGCACTCCAACGAGAGCGAGTGGCAGGCGTTCCGCAACAACCGCAACAACGAGGCCTTCCTCGACCGCGTGTATATCGTCAAGGTGCCCTACTGCCTGCGCGTCACCGAAGAGATCAACATCTACAAGAAGCTGCTCGAGCACTCGTCGCTCAACCAGGCGCCCTGCGCGCCGGACACCCTGCGCATGCTGGCGCAGTTCTCGGTGCTGTCGCGGCTCAAGGAACCGGAGAACTCCAGCGTCTACTCCAAGATGCGGGTCTATGACGGGGAGAACCTCAAGGACACCGACCCCAAGGCCAAGTCGATCCAGGAGTATCGCGACTCTGCAGGCGTCGACGAGGGCATGGACGGGCTCTCCACCCGTTTCGCCTTCAAGATCCTCTCCAAGGTGTTCAACTTCGACAACCACGAGATTGCCGCCAACCCGGTGCACCTGCTCTACGTGCTCGAGCAGCGCCTCGAGCAGGAACAGCTGCCCAAGGAGGCCCACGAGCGCTACCTGCGCTATATCAAGGAGTACCTGGCGCCGCGCTACGTCGACTTCATCGGCAAGGAGATCCAGACGGCGTATCTGGAGTCCTATTCCGAGTACGGCCAGAACATCTTCGACCGCTACGTGACCTACGCCGACTTCTGGATCCAGGACCAGGAGTACCGCGATCCCGAGACCGGCGAGCTGTTCAATCGCCAGTCGCTCAACGAGGAGCTGGAGAAGATCGAGAAACCGGCGGGCATCTCCAACCCCAAGGATTTCCGCCACGAGGTGGTCAACTTCGTGCTGCGCGCGCGAGCCCAGAACAACGGCATGAATCCCAGCTGGCAGTCCTACGAGAAGCTGCGCGGGGTGATCGAGCACAAGATGTTCGCCAACACCGAGGAGCTGCTGCCGGTGATCTCCTTCAATGCCAAGGCATCCACGGCAGACCAGAAGAAACACGAGGACTTCGTCGCGCGCATGGTCGATCGCGGTTATACCGAGAAACAGGTGCGGCTGCTCTCCGAGTGGTACCTGCGGGTTCGCAAATCGCAGTAG
- a CDS encoding SpoVR family protein — MTLRKPIASGSDWNFEVLDTFEREIARLADEYRLDTYPNQIEVITSEQMMDAYASVGMPVGYHHWSFGKQFLAVEQAYRRGQMGLAYELVINSDPCIAYLMEENTLMMQVLVMAHACYGHNSFFKGNYLFRTWTDASSIIDYLVFARKYVAECEERHGVAAVEQLLDACHALQNYGVDRYKRPSPISAAEEVQRQKEREAYLQAQVNTLWRTIPNLAGSDSEEALPNDDDPLGLHQHQRYPPEPQENLLYFIEKNAPLLAPWQREIVRIVRKLAQYFYPQRQTQVMNEGWATFWHYTLMHRMFDDGLVDEGLILEFLQSHTAVVNQPDFDSPHYSGINPYALGFAMFSDIKRICESPTDEDREWFPDIAGSDWLETLHFAMRNFKDESFIQQFLSPKVIRDLKLFSVVDDDQEEMLEVSAIHDERGYRRVREALSVQYALSVREPNIQIYAADIRGDRSLALRHVQDRRRPLAKSVYPVMRHLHQLWGFKVRLESVEEGEVVRRYQWPLPEEGRRDST, encoded by the coding sequence ATGACGTTACGCAAGCCGATTGCCAGCGGGTCCGACTGGAACTTCGAGGTGCTCGATACCTTCGAGCGCGAGATCGCCCGGCTGGCCGACGAATATCGCCTCGACACCTACCCCAACCAGATCGAGGTGATTACCTCCGAGCAGATGATGGACGCCTATGCCAGCGTGGGCATGCCGGTGGGCTACCATCACTGGTCGTTCGGCAAGCAGTTCCTGGCCGTGGAGCAGGCCTATCGGCGTGGCCAGATGGGCCTGGCTTATGAGCTGGTGATCAACTCCGACCCCTGCATCGCCTACCTGATGGAGGAGAACACCCTGATGATGCAGGTGCTGGTGATGGCCCACGCCTGCTACGGCCACAACTCCTTCTTCAAGGGCAACTACCTGTTCCGCACCTGGACCGACGCCTCCTCGATCATCGACTACCTGGTGTTCGCGCGGAAGTACGTCGCCGAGTGCGAGGAGCGCCACGGCGTGGCGGCGGTGGAGCAGCTGCTCGATGCCTGCCATGCGCTGCAGAACTACGGGGTCGACCGCTACAAGCGCCCCTCGCCGATCTCCGCCGCCGAGGAGGTCCAGCGCCAGAAGGAGCGCGAGGCCTACCTGCAGGCCCAGGTCAACACCCTGTGGCGGACCATTCCCAACCTCGCCGGCAGCGATTCCGAGGAGGCGCTGCCGAATGACGACGACCCGCTCGGCCTGCATCAGCATCAGCGCTATCCGCCGGAGCCCCAGGAGAACCTGCTCTACTTCATCGAGAAGAACGCACCGCTGCTGGCGCCCTGGCAGCGTGAGATCGTGCGCATCGTGCGCAAGCTGGCGCAGTATTTCTATCCCCAGCGCCAGACCCAGGTGATGAACGAGGGCTGGGCGACCTTCTGGCACTACACCCTGATGCACCGCATGTTCGACGATGGCCTGGTCGACGAGGGGTTGATCCTCGAGTTCCTGCAGTCGCATACCGCGGTGGTCAACCAGCCCGACTTCGACAGTCCGCACTACAGCGGTATCAACCCCTATGCGCTGGGGTTCGCCATGTTCAGCGACATCAAGCGGATCTGCGAGTCACCCACCGACGAGGATCGCGAGTGGTTCCCCGATATCGCCGGCAGCGACTGGCTGGAAACGCTGCACTTCGCGATGCGCAATTTCAAGGACGAGTCCTTCATTCAGCAGTTCCTGTCGCCCAAGGTGATTCGCGATCTCAAGCTGTTCAGCGTGGTCGACGATGACCAGGAGGAGATGCTCGAGGTCAGCGCCATACACGATGAGCGGGGCTATCGGCGGGTGCGTGAGGCGCTGTCGGTGCAGTATGCGCTGTCGGTGCGCGAGCCCAATATTCAGATCTACGCTGCCGACATCCGTGGCGATCGCTCACTGGCGCTGCGTCACGTTCAGGATCGTCGTCGGCCGCTGGCCAAGAGCGTCTATCCGGTGATGCGCCACCTGCATCAGCTATGGGGCTTCAAGGTACGGCTGGAATCGGTGGAGGAGGGCGAGGTGGTGCGCCGCTATCAGTGGCCGCTGCCCGAGGAGGGGCGACGGGACTCGACCTGA
- a CDS encoding high potential iron-sulfur protein, which translates to MANQSRRDFMRNSLLGMAALPLGAGILSKSAFADSLPRLDPDSPEAEALNYVEEASDASDHPAYEEGERCDNCMFYTEANEGCSLFPENSVEPAGWCQSWVEMS; encoded by the coding sequence ATGGCTAACCAGAGTCGTCGTGACTTCATGCGTAACAGTCTGCTGGGCATGGCCGCCCTGCCGCTGGGTGCGGGCATTCTGTCCAAGAGCGCCTTCGCCGACAGCCTGCCGCGTCTGGACCCGGACTCCCCCGAGGCCGAGGCCCTCAACTACGTGGAAGAAGCCAGCGATGCCAGCGATCACCCCGCCTATGAAGAGGGCGAGCGCTGCGACAACTGCATGTTCTATACCGAGGCCAACGAAGGTTGCTCGCTGTTCCCGGAAAACAGCGTCGAGCCGGCGGGCTGGTGCCAGTCGTGGGTTGAAATGAGCTGA
- a CDS encoding cytochrome c oxidase subunit II: protein MMLAGCSGDRSILDPAGQAAREVAWLWWGMLAFSTVVLVVITALWLYAFRGGRPTQRSSRDEQRIARRWIIGGGLLLPGLSIVVLLAFGVPVGQRMLPLPLPDGQQAERIEVIGHQWWWEVRYPEADGGEVVTSNQLMMPVGEPVDFHVTGADVIHAFWIPRLGGKIDMIPGRTNVIRLEADVAGVFGAQCAEFCGAQHTNMQLHVEAMPRDDFDAWLAERQAPPEHSDDHQAARDTFVEHCASCHRVAGVSDGQQGPDLSDIGDRVSLGAGRLAMEEGAIGHWLRHHQQLKPGNRMPSHDHLDAETLDALGAWLETLSP from the coding sequence CTGATGCTGGCCGGCTGCAGCGGCGACCGCTCGATTCTCGACCCGGCCGGCCAGGCCGCCCGCGAGGTGGCCTGGCTGTGGTGGGGCATGCTGGCCTTCTCTACCGTGGTGCTGGTGGTGATCACCGCGCTGTGGCTCTACGCCTTTCGCGGTGGCCGGCCCACGCAGCGCTCGAGTCGCGACGAGCAGCGTATCGCACGGCGCTGGATCATCGGCGGCGGGCTGCTGCTGCCGGGGCTGTCGATCGTGGTACTGCTGGCCTTCGGCGTGCCCGTCGGGCAGCGCATGCTGCCCCTGCCGCTGCCCGACGGTCAGCAGGCCGAGCGCATCGAGGTGATCGGCCATCAGTGGTGGTGGGAGGTGCGCTACCCGGAGGCCGACGGCGGCGAGGTGGTGACCTCGAACCAGCTGATGATGCCGGTGGGCGAGCCGGTGGATTTTCATGTCACCGGCGCCGACGTGATCCACGCCTTCTGGATTCCGCGCCTGGGCGGCAAGATAGACATGATCCCCGGGCGTACCAACGTGATCCGCCTCGAGGCGGATGTCGCCGGGGTGTTCGGCGCCCAGTGCGCCGAGTTCTGCGGCGCCCAGCACACCAATATGCAGCTCCACGTCGAGGCCATGCCGCGCGACGACTTCGACGCCTGGCTGGCCGAGCGCCAGGCGCCGCCCGAGCACTCCGACGATCATCAGGCGGCACGCGATACCTTCGTCGAGCACTGCGCCAGCTGCCACCGCGTGGCGGGGGTCAGCGATGGCCAGCAGGGCCCCGACCTCAGCGATATCGGCGACCGCGTCAGCCTCGGCGCCGGCCGCCTGGCGATGGAGGAGGGCGCCATCGGCCACTGGCTGCGTCACCACCAGCAGCTCAAGCCCGGTAACCGCATGCCGTCCCACGACCACCTCGACGCCGAGACGCTGGATGCCCTCGGCGCCTGGCTGGAGACCCTGAGCCCATGA
- a CDS encoding cytochrome c oxidase subunit I, giving the protein MSDTAQTATPQDPQRLHEDMHEVWGNPRGLKALTIVNHTTLGLRFMVTGMVFFLIGGILAMLVRTQLAFPDQEFMSPEIYNQVFTMHGTVMMFLFAIPMLEGLAIYMIPKMIGARDLVCPRLTSLGYWCYLFGGIILTSSLFLEMAPDSGWFMYTPLSSGEFAPGPGSDFWLLGITFVEISALSAGVELVVSILRTRTRGMSLDKMPLFAWYILAMALMIVVGFPPLILASIMLELERAVGMPFFEVAAGGDPILWQHLFWLFGHPEVYIIFLPAAGIVSTLIPVFAGRPIVGYRWVVVAIIVTGFISFGLWVHHMFTVGIPQLAQAFFSAASMLVAVPTAIQVFVWLATLWLGRPVMKLPMLWVLGFLVIFVCGGLTGVMLALVPFNWQVHDTHFVVAHMHYVLVGGMLFPLMAGLYYWLPLFSGRMPSERLGRWGFWLTFLGFNATFLIMHWTGLLGMPRRIYTYETVMGWDIFNLLSSIGGFVMSAGIAMVLLDIALHFRFGRPAPQNPWNADTLEWTTSMPPSAYNFASLPRVDSRHPLWDDPELPRTIAEGRHDLAVIDHGRRELWGSDPLTGKVREIIHLPGNSWWPLFASLALAVVCVCLLVRLYPLAGLATLAAVGFLLRWSWENGAHPKAAPDAQVQPGDPPLHSRTMDGPGLWAMSIALLANGSFFLSYLFGWFYLWTVSPQWSMPDTSPLSLPLMVLAGVALTAGTLWLERLVRGLRRHDDRGLAPGLFAVTALGGAQVALLVWVIWQAGLAATETAHDAVLLLGLIYVLLHGALGAILTLLQGLRVGYGYVSAAAPFEPAVVARLWRYNLVVFWIVVFALVAMPMWLGGGA; this is encoded by the coding sequence ATGAGCGACACCGCCCAGACGGCAACGCCGCAAGATCCCCAGCGCCTGCATGAGGACATGCATGAGGTGTGGGGCAATCCGCGCGGCCTCAAGGCGCTGACCATCGTCAACCATACCACCCTGGGCCTGCGCTTCATGGTCACCGGGATGGTGTTCTTCCTGATCGGCGGGATCCTGGCGATGCTGGTGCGTACCCAGCTGGCCTTCCCCGACCAGGAGTTCATGTCGCCGGAGATCTATAACCAGGTCTTCACCATGCACGGCACGGTGATGATGTTCCTGTTCGCCATCCCCATGCTCGAGGGGCTGGCGATCTACATGATCCCCAAGATGATCGGTGCCCGCGACCTGGTCTGCCCGCGCCTCACCTCGCTGGGCTACTGGTGCTACCTGTTCGGCGGCATCATCCTGACCTCGAGCCTGTTCCTGGAGATGGCGCCGGACAGCGGCTGGTTCATGTATACCCCGCTGAGCAGCGGCGAGTTCGCGCCGGGACCGGGCTCCGACTTCTGGCTGCTGGGCATCACCTTCGTCGAGATCTCGGCGCTCTCCGCCGGGGTCGAGCTGGTGGTGTCGATCCTGCGCACCCGCACCCGCGGCATGTCGCTGGACAAGATGCCGCTGTTCGCCTGGTACATCCTGGCCATGGCACTGATGATCGTGGTCGGCTTTCCGCCGCTGATCCTGGCCAGCATCATGCTCGAACTCGAGCGCGCGGTGGGCATGCCGTTCTTCGAGGTCGCCGCCGGCGGCGACCCGATCCTCTGGCAGCATCTGTTCTGGCTGTTCGGCCACCCCGAGGTGTACATCATCTTCCTGCCCGCCGCAGGCATCGTCTCGACGCTGATTCCGGTGTTCGCCGGGCGCCCCATCGTCGGCTATCGCTGGGTGGTGGTGGCGATCATCGTCACCGGCTTCATCAGCTTCGGGCTGTGGGTGCACCACATGTTCACGGTGGGCATACCGCAGCTGGCCCAGGCGTTCTTTTCCGCCGCCAGCATGCTGGTGGCGGTGCCCACTGCGATCCAGGTGTTCGTGTGGCTGGCCACGCTGTGGCTGGGGCGGCCGGTGATGAAGCTGCCGATGCTGTGGGTCCTCGGCTTCCTGGTCATCTTCGTGTGCGGCGGCCTGACCGGGGTGATGCTGGCGCTGGTGCCGTTCAACTGGCAGGTGCATGACACCCACTTCGTGGTCGCCCATATGCACTACGTGCTGGTCGGCGGCATGCTGTTCCCGCTGATGGCCGGGCTCTACTACTGGCTGCCGCTGTTCTCGGGGCGCATGCCCTCGGAGCGACTGGGTCGCTGGGGCTTCTGGCTGACCTTCCTCGGCTTCAACGCGACCTTCCTGATCATGCACTGGACCGGCCTGCTGGGCATGCCGCGGCGCATCTATACCTACGAGACGGTGATGGGCTGGGATATCTTCAACCTGCTGTCGTCAATCGGCGGGTTCGTGATGTCGGCGGGGATTGCCATGGTGCTGCTGGATATCGCCCTGCACTTCCGCTTCGGTCGGCCGGCGCCGCAGAACCCCTGGAACGCCGATACCCTGGAGTGGACCACCTCGATGCCGCCCAGCGCCTATAACTTCGCCAGCCTGCCGCGGGTCGACAGCCGCCATCCGCTTTGGGACGACCCCGAACTGCCGCGCACCATCGCCGAGGGTCGTCACGACCTGGCGGTGATCGACCACGGCCGCCGTGAGCTGTGGGGCAGCGACCCGCTCACCGGCAAGGTGCGCGAGATCATTCACCTGCCGGGCAACTCCTGGTGGCCGCTGTTCGCCTCGCTGGCGCTGGCGGTGGTCTGCGTGTGCCTGCTGGTGCGGCTCTATCCGCTGGCCGGCCTTGCCACCCTGGCGGCGGTGGGCTTCCTGCTGCGCTGGTCGTGGGAGAACGGTGCCCATCCCAAGGCCGCACCCGACGCCCAGGTACAGCCCGGCGACCCGCCGCTTCACTCGCGAACCATGGATGGCCCGGGGCTATGGGCGATGTCGATTGCGCTGCTAGCCAACGGCTCCTTCTTCCTGTCGTACCTGTTCGGCTGGTTCTACCTGTGGACGGTCTCGCCGCAATGGAGCATGCCCGACACCTCGCCGCTGTCGCTGCCGCTGATGGTGCTGGCGGGGGTGGCGCTGACGGCCGGTACGCTGTGGCTGGAAAGACTGGTACGCGGCCTGCGCCGCCATGACGACCGCGGCCTGGCTCCGGGGCTGTTCGCGGTCACCGCACTGGGTGGCGCCCAGGTGGCACTGCTGGTCTGGGTGATCTGGCAGGCGGGTCTCGCCGCCACCGAGACGGCCCACGACGCGGTGCTGCTGCTCGGCCTGATCTACGTGCTGCTGCACGGCGCACTGGGCGCCATCTTGACCCTGCTGCAGGGGCTGCGGGTCGGTTACGGCTACGTCAGCGCCGCGGCGCCCTTCGAACCCGCCGTGGTGGCTCGTCTGTGGCGCTACAATCTGGTGGTCTTCTGGATCGTGGTATTCGCCCTGGTGGCGATGCCGATGTGGCTGGGAGGTGGGGCATGA
- a CDS encoding AsnC family transcriptional regulator gives MQNAVILINAEKGKIKAVAERLADVEGISEVFSTCGRYDLVAIARTRDFEGLAQLVTERLDQVEGIRETETLNAMQVHSRHDLETMFSVGW, from the coding sequence ATGCAGAACGCCGTGATTCTGATCAACGCCGAGAAGGGCAAGATCAAGGCCGTGGCCGAGCGCCTGGCCGACGTCGAGGGCATCAGCGAAGTGTTCTCCACCTGCGGTCGCTACGACCTGGTGGCGATCGCCCGCACCCGCGACTTCGAGGGCTTGGCCCAGCTGGTCACCGAGCGCCTCGATCAGGTCGAGGGGATCCGTGAGACCGAGACCCTCAATGCCATGCAGGTACACTCGCGCCACGACCTGGAGACGATGTTCTCGGTCGGTTGGTAA
- a CDS encoding endonuclease — MKRRISRWRRRARGLGISLVFVLVGTGLWYSQEQAYRDQLVWMGVPTWESPTPTSLHRVLRNDGFLVGWSDLRVNPLWVSYTLHEVEDPRAGPRPNFQRDWRTLWPIAPDSYFGSGYDRGHLAPNYAIAAVHGAEAQAQSFLMSNISPQRPDLNRRLWQRLEEVVIDHFVPRFGVVQVVTGPVFPERFMDNVFNRVGLVEIPEAFYKILVVPTEPPRALAFIMPQEVAGDEPLGDYLVSIDEVEAQTGLDFFPNLPVAEAQRLESRVVTDGWALDEVARLPGRFD; from the coding sequence ATGAAGCGACGCATATCTCGCTGGCGCCGACGGGCGCGCGGCTTGGGTATCAGCCTGGTGTTCGTGCTGGTCGGCACCGGGCTGTGGTACAGCCAGGAGCAGGCGTATCGCGACCAGCTGGTGTGGATGGGCGTGCCGACCTGGGAGTCGCCGACGCCGACCAGCCTGCATCGGGTGCTGCGCAACGACGGCTTCCTGGTGGGCTGGTCGGATCTGCGCGTCAACCCGCTGTGGGTCAGCTATACCCTGCATGAGGTCGAGGATCCGCGTGCCGGCCCGCGGCCCAATTTCCAGCGCGACTGGCGCACCCTGTGGCCGATCGCGCCGGATAGCTACTTCGGTAGCGGCTACGACCGCGGCCACCTGGCGCCCAACTACGCCATCGCCGCGGTGCACGGCGCCGAGGCCCAGGCGCAGAGCTTCCTGATGAGCAATATCTCGCCGCAGCGTCCCGATCTCAACCGACGCCTCTGGCAGCGCCTCGAGGAGGTGGTGATCGACCACTTCGTGCCGCGCTTCGGGGTGGTGCAGGTGGTGACCGGGCCGGTGTTCCCCGAGCGCTTCATGGACAACGTCTTCAATCGCGTGGGGCTGGTCGAGATTCCCGAGGCCTTCTACAAGATCCTGGTGGTGCCCACCGAGCCGCCGCGGGCGCTGGCCTTCATCATGCCCCAGGAGGTCGCCGGCGATGAGCCCCTGGGCGACTACCTGGTCAGCATCGACGAGGTCGAGGCGCAGACCGGGCTGGATTTCTTTCCCAACCTGCCCGTCGCCGAGGCGCAGCGACTGGAGAGTCGCGTGGTCACCGACGGCTGGGCGCTGGATGAGGTCGCCAGGTTGCCGGGCCGCTTCGACTAG
- a CDS encoding ribonuclease R: protein MTHWTLSDDPHAEREAHKYDNPVPSREYLLARLEEYGKPITHENMSRMLGLEDENQLEAVRRRLAAMERDGQILRDRRGAYALIDKLDLIKGKVLGHRDGFGFLIRDDGKKPDLVMPPRQMRRVFHGDHVLVRVSGRDRRGRDEATIAEIIARNTQTIVGVYRQNSDEFGVLIPENSRISQEVIIPHSACGGAQDGQVVSAKIVKQPETRVQPVGEVVEVLGERMDPGMEIDIAIRSHDIPADFPPDVLDQIASMSAEVAEEDKAHRIDLRDVPLVTIDDESAKDFDDAVCAWKTKSGSWKLLVAIADVSHYVRPGSALDQEAHTRGNSVYFPGQVVPMLPELLSNGLCSLNPDVDRLAMVCEMNISQSGVISRYRFYEAVFRSHARLTYNKVGKILESEESPERTALHEEYRELVPSLENLHALYHLLRESRSERGAIEFETTETAILFNEERKIENIVPRSRNDAHKIIEECMLAANVATARFLDKHDLPALYRIHQPPTPERLDKLRLFLNELGLSLGGGDNPTPQDYRALAAVIKDRPDADIIQTVMLRSMNRAVYSPHNEGHFGLAYPAYAHFTSPIRRYPDLLVHRAIRSVVRGPRQTATVLRAEGAPVDPPSSWCPYTFEQMIELGEHCSMTERRADDATRDVEDWLKCEFMSDKLGEVYDGTIASVTQFGIFVRLDDIYVEGLVHVTSLPSDYYHYEAEKHRLKGERSGVSYRLGDGVTVQVARVDLDERKLDFDLVDDKPRPKRTPKRGKPSAANSDGAKSDAAKSDKAEAPGGKSRRRRGPRKPKGGGKR from the coding sequence ATGACTCATTGGACGCTCAGCGACGACCCACACGCGGAACGTGAAGCCCACAAGTACGACAATCCCGTTCCCAGCCGCGAATATCTGCTGGCCCGCCTGGAAGAGTACGGTAAGCCGATTACCCACGAGAACATGAGCCGCATGCTGGGACTCGAGGACGAGAACCAGCTCGAAGCGGTGCGCCGCCGCCTGGCCGCCATGGAGCGTGACGGCCAGATCCTGCGCGACCGCCGCGGCGCCTATGCGCTGATCGACAAGCTCGACCTGATCAAGGGCAAGGTGCTCGGCCACCGCGACGGCTTCGGCTTCCTGATTCGCGATGACGGCAAGAAGCCCGACCTGGTGATGCCGCCGCGCCAGATGCGCCGCGTGTTCCACGGCGACCACGTGCTGGTGAGGGTCAGTGGCCGCGACCGCCGCGGCCGCGACGAGGCGACCATCGCCGAGATCATCGCCCGCAATACCCAGACCATCGTCGGCGTCTACCGCCAGAACAGCGATGAGTTCGGGGTGCTGATCCCCGAGAATTCGCGGATCTCCCAGGAAGTGATCATCCCCCACAGCGCCTGCGGCGGCGCCCAGGACGGCCAGGTGGTCTCGGCCAAGATCGTCAAGCAGCCCGAGACCCGGGTGCAGCCGGTGGGCGAGGTGGTCGAGGTGCTCGGTGAGCGCATGGATCCGGGGATGGAGATCGACATCGCCATCCGCAGTCACGACATTCCCGCCGACTTCCCGCCCGACGTGCTCGACCAGATCGCCAGCATGTCGGCGGAAGTGGCCGAGGAGGACAAGGCCCACCGCATCGACCTGCGTGACGTGCCGCTGGTGACCATCGATGACGAGAGCGCCAAGGACTTCGACGACGCGGTGTGCGCCTGGAAGACCAAGTCCGGGAGTTGGAAATTGCTGGTGGCGATCGCCGACGTGTCGCACTACGTGCGCCCCGGCAGTGCACTGGACCAGGAGGCTCACACCCGCGGTAACTCGGTGTACTTCCCGGGGCAGGTGGTGCCGATGCTGCCGGAACTGCTCTCCAATGGCCTGTGTTCGCTGAACCCGGACGTCGACCGCCTGGCGATGGTCTGCGAGATGAATATCTCCCAGAGCGGGGTGATCAGCCGCTACCGCTTCTACGAGGCGGTGTTCCGCTCCCATGCCCGCCTCACCTATAACAAGGTTGGCAAGATCCTCGAGAGCGAGGAGAGCCCCGAGCGCACCGCGCTGCACGAGGAGTACCGCGAGCTGGTGCCGTCGCTGGAGAATCTCCACGCACTTTACCACCTGCTGCGCGAGTCACGCAGCGAGCGCGGCGCCATCGAGTTCGAGACCACCGAGACGGCGATCCTGTTCAACGAGGAGCGCAAGATCGAGAATATCGTGCCGCGTTCACGCAACGATGCCCACAAGATCATCGAGGAGTGCATGCTGGCCGCCAACGTGGCCACCGCGCGCTTCCTCGACAAGCACGACCTGCCGGCGCTGTACCGCATCCACCAGCCGCCGACGCCGGAGCGTCTCGACAAGCTGCGGCTGTTCCTCAACGAGCTGGGCCTGTCACTGGGCGGCGGCGATAACCCCACGCCTCAGGACTATCGCGCGCTGGCCGCGGTGATCAAGGATCGCCCCGATGCCGATATCATCCAGACCGTGATGCTGCGCTCGATGAACCGCGCGGTCTACTCGCCGCACAACGAGGGCCACTTCGGCCTGGCCTATCCGGCCTATGCCCACTTCACCTCGCCGATCCGCCGCTATCCGGACCTGCTGGTGCACCGCGCGATTCGCTCGGTGGTGCGCGGCCCGCGCCAGACCGCCACGGTACTGCGCGCCGAGGGCGCGCCGGTGGATCCGCCAAGCAGCTGGTGCCCATACACCTTCGAGCAGATGATCGAGCTCGGCGAGCACTGCTCGATGACCGAGCGGCGCGCCGACGACGCCACCCGCGACGTCGAGGACTGGCTCAAGTGCGAGTTCATGTCCGACAAGCTCGGCGAGGTCTACGACGGCACCATCGCCTCGGTCACCCAGTTCGGGATCTTCGTGCGTCTCGACGATATCTACGTCGAGGGCCTGGTCCACGTCACCTCGCTGCCCTCCGACTACTACCACTACGAGGCCGAGAAGCACCGCCTCAAGGGTGAGCGCTCCGGCGTCTCCTATCGCCTGGGCGACGGCGTCACCGTGCAGGTGGCGCGGGTCGACCTCGATGAGCGCAAGCTCGACTTCGACCTGGTCGACGACAAACCGCGGCCGAAGCGCACCCCCAAGCGTGGCAAGCCGAGCGCTGCCAACTCGGACGGCGCCAAGTCGGACGCTGCCAAGAGTGACAAGGCCGAGGCGCCGGGCGGCAAGTCGCGCCGCCGCCGCGGCCCCCGCAAGCCCAAGGGCGGCGGCAAGCGCTGA